In Roseicyclus marinus, the genomic window CGCCATCCGCGAACTGGTGACGGTGATGGGCGAACGCCCGCCCTATCTGAATACCGCGACCGTCTGGCAGGCTTACAAACGCCTCGATGCCGCCCGTGTGCGCGGCGCGCCTGTCGATGAACAACTGACCGAGGTGGTCAGCCTTGTCCGCTTTGCCCTGGGTCAGACCGAGGTGTTGGAGCCCTTCGCAACCATCGTTGAACAGCGGTTCAACCTGTGGATGGGCCGCGAGAAGAAGGCGGGCCGCGACTACACCCAGGAGCAGGAAGATTGGCTACGAGCCATCGCGTCCTTCATCGCCGCCAATGCCGAGATCGCGCCGCGCGACTTCATGGAGGTGCCAAGCCTTGCCGACCGGGGCGGGATCGTGCAAGCCCGCAAGGTGTTGGGGACAGGGTTGAACGACATGCTAGAAGACTTGCAGGGGGCGCTGGTCGCGTAACGATGAGTTTTGGAGAGAATATCGACGAGCTCATCAAGAAGAGCACGAACGGTCTACATTCGGCACACCCGACATGGGAGCGTGTGCGGATTGGAGAAATTGCATCTCTAGTAAACGGCTTCGCGTTCAAGTCGAACGGCTTCAATGAAACAGAAGGGATGCCGATTGTAAGGATTCGAGACGTGACAAAAGGTGAGCCCGGCACCTTCTATCGCGGCTCAATTGACGACCCCAAAATGACTTTCATTGAGAATGGCCAAATTGCTATCGGGATGGACGGCGACTTCAATTGTCGAGTTTGGAGGGGTGGTCGTGCGCTGCTCAACCAACGAGTTTGCACTCTGGAGGCACATGAACAATTCTACTCGCAACAATTCTTGGCTTGTGCGCTTCCTGGCTATCTGAAGTTAATCAACGATCACACATCTTCGGTCACTGTGAAGCATTTGTCTTCGCTGACGGTGCGCGACATCGCGATGCCTCTCCCACCCCTCAACGAACAGCATCGCATCGTTGAGAAGATTGAGACGCTGTTCGCCCGATTGGACAAGGGCGAAGAGGCGCTGCGCGACGTGCAGAAACTGCTTGCCCGCTATCGCCAGTCCGTCCTGAAGGCCGCCGTCACCGGTAAGCTCACCGGCAGCGACCCGGCGACATGGAAGTCCGTAACGCTCGGTGACCTGCTCGAAGACATTCGCTATGGCACGGCGAAGAAATGCCGCGCGGACGTAGAAGGGGTTGCGGTTCTCCGCATCCCGAACGTTGCAAACGGCGAGATCGATCTGCGGGACCTGAAATACACCCAGCTGAATGATCGCGAGATAAGGACGTTGGGGCTCAAGAAAGGAGATCTGCTGATTGTCCGCTCAAATGGGAGCGCGAACCTGGTCGGACGCGGTGCCGTTGTGAGCGACGACGCCGTCGGTTTGGCCTTCGCCGGATATCTGATCAGGTTGCGCTTGGACCGGAAGCGGTTGGTGCCGGACTTCCTGCAACTGGTTCTGAGTTCCCCGGTCGTGCGGGCGCGGATCGAGCGTCAGGCAAGGTCGACAAGCGGGGTCCACAACATCAACAGCGGAGAGGTTAAGGCCATCGCCTTCGACCTTCCGCCTGTCGACGTTCAGGCCCAAATCATCGAGTTGGTCGACGAGCACATGGAGAAGACCGGCGACTTGGAAGCGTGGTGTCAAACCGAACTCGCCCGCTCCGCCGCCCTTCGCCAGTCCATCCTTAAGGACGCCTTCGCAGGCCGCCTCGTCCCCCAGGACCCCACCGACGAACCCGCCGCCGCCCTGCTCGCGCGGATCAAGGAAACCCGCGCCGCCGCGCCTGGAAGAACAAGACGAAAGGCCCGAGCATGATCGACGATTTTGTTGGAGCCGAACCATCTCCCCTGGCCCTTAAAACGGCGCAGATTGGTCGATGCGGTGAACTTCTGGTGCAGTTTCTTCTGTTGAAACTCGGGGTGGAGTCAGCGCCAATGACAACTGACTCCGGTGTCGATCTGGTTGCCTTCTTGCCCGAAAGCGGTCAGTCGATCACGATTCAGGTCAAGTCGAACCTCCAGCCGAAACGAAACGGCAAGCGCGGTAAGCTTGAGCTGGTTTGGGCTTTGCCCAAGTCTTGCCCTGCCCAATTCATTGCCTTGACCGATCTGTCGCGGGAGAAGGTCTGGTTTTTTAGCAAGAACGAGTTTGCTGGTGTAGCTCAACAAGAGACGAAACAGGGCCTGTTGCGATTTTACATGCACTTGGAGAAAAGACAGCGGAAGACAGACCGCCCAGCGGATGAACATGAATTCGAGGGCTTCCTGTTGGAGAACCGGCCTTTGCCGCTTTTGGCTTCGCAGGTCACATTAAGCGCATCGGAAACAGGGTCCCTTTAATGACCAACGAACAGCTTGTCTCCAAGGTCTGGAATTATGCCCATGTTCTGCGGGACCAGGGCGTGTCCTATGGCGATTACATCGAACAGATTACCTACCTCCTCTTCCTCAAGATGGACCAAGAGCGCGAGGAGCTGTTGGGTGAAAGCTCGGCCAT contains:
- a CDS encoding restriction endonuclease subunit S, which produces MSFGENIDELIKKSTNGLHSAHPTWERVRIGEIASLVNGFAFKSNGFNETEGMPIVRIRDVTKGEPGTFYRGSIDDPKMTFIENGQIAIGMDGDFNCRVWRGGRALLNQRVCTLEAHEQFYSQQFLACALPGYLKLINDHTSSVTVKHLSSLTVRDIAMPLPPLNEQHRIVEKIETLFARLDKGEEALRDVQKLLARYRQSVLKAAVTGKLTGSDPATWKSVTLGDLLEDIRYGTAKKCRADVEGVAVLRIPNVANGEIDLRDLKYTQLNDREIRTLGLKKGDLLIVRSNGSANLVGRGAVVSDDAVGLAFAGYLIRLRLDRKRLVPDFLQLVLSSPVVRARIERQARSTSGVHNINSGEVKAIAFDLPPVDVQAQIIELVDEHMEKTGDLEAWCQTELARSAALRQSILKDAFAGRLVPQDPTDEPAAALLARIKETRAAAPGRTRRKARA